In one Shinella zoogloeoides genomic region, the following are encoded:
- a CDS encoding YggT family protein, whose amino-acid sequence MIAVINTLLFIISIAWFLVIASAIFSWLYAFNVINANNQVIATIGRSLYQLTEPIYRPIRRVLPNFGGVDLSPLVVLVILFFLEQVIRSVLAPALLAP is encoded by the coding sequence ATGATAGCGGTCATCAATACCCTATTGTTCATCATCAGCATCGCCTGGTTCCTGGTGATCGCCTCGGCGATCTTTTCCTGGCTCTACGCGTTCAATGTCATCAACGCGAACAATCAGGTGATCGCGACCATCGGCCGCTCGCTCTACCAGCTGACCGAACCGATCTACCGCCCGATCCGCCGCGTCCTGCCGAATTTCGGCGGCGTCGATCTTTCGCCGCTCGTCGTGCTCGTCATCCTGTTCTTCCTGGAACAGGTGATCCGCAGCGTCCTCGCGCCTGCGCTACTGGCTCCGTGA
- a CDS encoding glutamine amidotransferase translates to MLDFPRKARARRPVLIVLHQETSSPGRVGQILHQMGHALDIRRPVLGDPLPTTLDRHAGAVVFGGPMSANDDEPYLRDEIDWLSVPLAENRPFLGICLGAQMLVKNLGGTVFGHAEGWAEIGWYPLQATEAGTALMPWPDMVYQFHREGFDLPAGATLLATGHHYENQAFRYGDNAWGIQFHGELTLAMMHRWVVRGAHRFELPGAQVGRAHLDGRLLHDAALRLWMTSFLDRIFHEG, encoded by the coding sequence ATGCTGGATTTTCCCCGCAAAGCCCGCGCCAGGCGCCCCGTCCTCATCGTCCTGCACCAGGAGACCTCCAGCCCCGGCCGCGTCGGCCAGATCCTGCATCAGATGGGCCATGCGCTCGACATCCGACGCCCGGTGCTGGGCGATCCGCTGCCGACGACACTCGATCGCCATGCCGGCGCCGTCGTCTTCGGCGGGCCGATGAGCGCCAATGACGACGAACCCTATCTGCGTGACGAGATCGACTGGCTTTCGGTGCCGCTTGCGGAGAACCGGCCGTTCCTCGGCATCTGCCTCGGCGCGCAGATGCTGGTGAAGAACCTTGGCGGCACGGTTTTCGGCCATGCGGAGGGCTGGGCGGAGATCGGCTGGTATCCCCTGCAGGCGACCGAGGCCGGCACCGCGCTCATGCCCTGGCCGGACATGGTCTACCAGTTCCACCGCGAAGGTTTCGACCTGCCGGCCGGCGCGACGCTGCTCGCCACCGGCCACCATTACGAGAACCAGGCCTTCCGCTATGGCGACAATGCCTGGGGCATCCAGTTCCATGGCGAGCTGACGCTTGCCATGATGCACCGTTGGGTCGTACGCGGCGCGCACCGCTTCGAATTGCCCGGCGCGCAGGTCGGCCGCGCCCATCTCGACGGCCGGCTGCTGCACGATGCCGCCCTGCGCCTCTGGATGACGTCCTTCCTCGACCGCATCTTCCACGAGGGTTGA
- a CDS encoding alkaline phosphatase D family protein, producing the protein MVIVPETLTRRSFLLTAGAGALATSSALAVPYYARRHGSPVFSHGVQSGDVDCSSGMVWARVDRPAEVTLDYSTTESFVDAVRLPLQKAISGSDNTVKAMLQGLLPDQDIFYRFTASDPYSSHLVSEPVVGRFRTAPMRNRSVRFVWSGDTAGQGWGIDDVGMKTYSTMLRHEPDFFIHSGDTVYADGPIPDEIKLRDGGVWKNRIVTDEKRSVARTLTEFRGQWKYNLLDDHLLSFNSQCPTFFQWDDHEVLNNWSESSDLTGDRRYPDKDIGVYEARARRAFHEMTPIRYFPTEPGRIFRKVAYGPLLDVFFVDLRSYRSPNRGGTENGLFGWRQADWLRRELAASRAVWKVIACDMPLGLVIWDDHANSLGYEGVADGLNGPPAAREREIADLLAFMRDNAIHNVVWLTADVHYTAAHHYDPSRAKFQEFNPFWEFVSGPLHSGTYGPKPLDMTFGPEVRFIKSSKGGIDSNLPPSAGLQFFGLVDIHGASEEMTVRLMDREDQELWRITLPPVRSS; encoded by the coding sequence ATGGTTATCGTTCCCGAGACGCTGACGCGGCGCTCGTTCCTTCTGACGGCGGGGGCGGGTGCCCTTGCCACGTCCTCGGCGCTGGCGGTGCCCTACTATGCGCGGCGTCACGGCAGTCCGGTCTTTTCCCATGGCGTGCAATCCGGCGACGTCGATTGCTCCTCCGGCATGGTCTGGGCGCGCGTCGACAGGCCGGCGGAGGTGACGCTGGACTACTCGACCACCGAGAGTTTCGTCGATGCCGTGCGCCTGCCGTTGCAGAAGGCGATCAGCGGCTCGGACAATACGGTCAAGGCGATGCTGCAGGGTCTCCTGCCGGATCAGGACATCTTCTACCGGTTCACGGCAAGCGATCCCTATTCGAGCCATCTCGTTTCCGAGCCTGTCGTCGGCCGCTTCCGTACCGCGCCGATGCGCAACCGCTCGGTGCGTTTCGTCTGGTCGGGCGATACGGCGGGGCAGGGCTGGGGCATCGACGATGTCGGCATGAAGACCTATTCGACCATGCTGCGCCACGAGCCGGATTTCTTCATCCATTCGGGCGACACGGTCTATGCGGACGGGCCGATCCCGGACGAGATCAAGCTGCGTGACGGCGGGGTCTGGAAGAACCGCATCGTCACCGACGAGAAGCGCAGCGTGGCGCGCACGCTCACCGAATTCCGAGGCCAGTGGAAATACAATCTGCTCGACGATCACTTGCTTTCCTTCAACAGCCAGTGCCCCACTTTCTTCCAGTGGGACGACCATGAGGTGCTGAACAACTGGTCGGAATCGAGCGACCTGACCGGCGACCGGCGCTATCCGGACAAGGATATCGGCGTCTACGAGGCTCGCGCGCGGCGCGCCTTCCACGAGATGACGCCGATCCGCTATTTTCCCACCGAGCCCGGCCGCATCTTCCGCAAGGTCGCCTACGGGCCGCTGCTCGACGTGTTCTTCGTCGATCTGCGCTCCTATCGCAGCCCCAACCGGGGCGGCACGGAAAACGGCCTGTTCGGCTGGCGGCAGGCGGACTGGCTGCGCCGGGAGCTTGCCGCCTCGCGCGCCGTCTGGAAGGTGATCGCCTGCGACATGCCGCTCGGCCTCGTCATCTGGGACGATCACGCCAACAGCCTCGGCTACGAGGGCGTGGCGGATGGCCTCAACGGTCCGCCGGCGGCGCGCGAGCGCGAGATCGCCGACCTCCTCGCCTTCATGCGCGACAATGCCATCCACAATGTCGTCTGGCTGACGGCGGACGTGCATTACACCGCCGCTCACCATTACGATCCGTCGCGGGCGAAGTTCCAGGAATTCAACCCATTCTGGGAATTCGTCTCGGGGCCGCTGCATTCCGGCACCTACGGGCCGAAACCGCTCGACATGACCTTCGGGCCGGAGGTGCGTTTCATCAAGTCGTCCAAGGGCGGCATCGACAGCAACCTGCCGCCCTCCGCCGGTCTGCAGTTCTTCGGCCTTGTCGATATCCACGGCGCGAGCGAGGAGATGACGGTGCGCCTGATGGATCGGGAAGACCAGGAACTCTGGCGTATCACCCTGCCGCCGGTGCGCTCGTCGTGA
- a CDS encoding M3 family metallopeptidase has protein sequence MTETRIDPALIEWTGLNGLPRFDLVKDEAFAASFDAALAAHEAEIDAIANNPEPATFENTIVALEIAGDELSRVSALFWSRAGANTNDTIQALERDVAPKMSRHYSKIGTNAALFQRIDTLWEGREALNLSLEQTRVLERHWKGFVKSGAKLEKPEQDRLSAINETLAGLGAKFGQNVLADEKNWVLYLDEGDALDGLPDFLKDAMAAAARERGHDGRYAVTLSRSIIEPFLTFSARRDLREQAFRAWAARGENAGDTDNRGIVRDTLALRAEKAGLLGYDSFAALKLDNTMAKTPEAVNDLLMQVWEKAVARAREEEAELAALVAEEGRNHEVMPWDWRYYAEKLRSKKFNFSEAELKPYFQLEKIIDACFDVAERLFDVHAVEKKDVPVYHPDVRVFEIRDRDDKLVAMFIGDYFARSSKRSGAWMSSYQSQHRLPLKNGQVGELPIIYNVCNFAKPAEGKPALLSLDDARTLFHEFGHALHGMLSDVTYPSVSGTGVSRDFVELPSQLYEHWLTVPEVLTRYAVHYRTGEVMPQALLDKVLAARTFNSGFATVEFTSSALVDMAFHTRGAVEDPMAVQAEVLQKIGLPASIVMRHATPHFQHVFAGDGYSAGYYSYMWSEVLDADAFAAFTETGDAFNPAMAARLKSYIYAVGGSVDPEDAYKAFRGKLPSPEAMLEKKGLAA, from the coding sequence ATGACGGAAACGCGCATCGATCCCGCCCTCATCGAATGGACCGGCCTCAACGGCCTGCCGCGGTTCGATCTGGTGAAGGACGAGGCCTTTGCGGCGAGCTTCGATGCGGCGCTGGCGGCGCACGAGGCGGAGATCGACGCGATCGCGAACAATCCCGAGCCCGCGACCTTCGAGAACACGATCGTCGCGCTGGAAATCGCGGGCGACGAGCTTTCGCGCGTCTCGGCGCTGTTCTGGAGCCGTGCCGGCGCCAACACGAACGACACGATCCAGGCGCTGGAGCGCGACGTCGCACCGAAAATGTCGCGGCATTATTCGAAGATCGGCACGAATGCCGCGCTCTTCCAGCGCATCGATACGCTTTGGGAGGGCCGCGAGGCGCTGAACCTTTCGCTGGAACAGACGCGTGTGTTGGAGCGGCACTGGAAGGGGTTCGTCAAGTCGGGCGCAAAGCTCGAAAAACCCGAGCAGGACCGGCTTTCGGCGATCAACGAGACGCTGGCCGGGCTCGGCGCGAAATTCGGCCAGAACGTGCTCGCCGACGAGAAGAACTGGGTGCTCTATCTCGACGAAGGCGATGCGCTCGACGGACTGCCGGACTTCCTGAAGGACGCGATGGCGGCCGCCGCGCGCGAGCGCGGACATGACGGACGCTATGCTGTCACCCTGTCGCGCTCGATCATCGAGCCGTTCCTGACCTTCTCCGCCCGCCGGGACCTGCGCGAACAGGCTTTCCGTGCCTGGGCGGCGCGCGGCGAGAATGCGGGTGACACGGACAATCGCGGCATTGTCCGGGACACGCTGGCGCTGCGCGCGGAAAAGGCCGGGCTGCTCGGTTATGACAGCTTCGCCGCGCTGAAGCTCGATAACACCATGGCGAAGACGCCGGAGGCGGTGAACGATCTCCTGATGCAGGTATGGGAAAAGGCCGTGGCGCGGGCGCGCGAGGAGGAGGCGGAGCTTGCCGCGCTCGTTGCCGAAGAGGGCCGCAACCACGAGGTCATGCCCTGGGACTGGCGCTACTACGCCGAAAAGCTGCGGTCGAAGAAGTTCAACTTCTCCGAGGCCGAGCTGAAGCCCTATTTCCAGCTCGAAAAGATCATCGATGCCTGCTTCGACGTCGCCGAACGGCTCTTCGATGTCCACGCAGTCGAGAAGAAGGACGTGCCGGTCTATCACCCGGACGTGCGGGTCTTCGAGATCCGCGACCGTGACGACAAGCTCGTCGCGATGTTCATCGGCGATTATTTCGCGCGCTCGTCGAAGCGCTCCGGCGCGTGGATGAGCTCCTACCAGAGCCAGCACCGCCTGCCGCTGAAGAACGGTCAGGTCGGGGAGCTGCCGATCATCTACAATGTCTGCAACTTCGCCAAGCCGGCGGAAGGCAAGCCGGCACTGCTGTCGCTGGATGACGCCCGCACGCTCTTCCACGAATTCGGCCATGCGCTGCACGGCATGCTGTCCGACGTCACCTATCCGTCCGTCTCGGGCACGGGCGTGTCGCGCGACTTCGTCGAGCTGCCCTCGCAGCTCTACGAGCACTGGCTGACGGTGCCGGAAGTGCTGACGCGCTATGCGGTGCATTACCGGACGGGCGAAGTGATGCCGCAGGCGCTGCTCGACAAGGTGCTCGCCGCCCGCACCTTCAATTCGGGCTTCGCGACGGTGGAATTCACCTCTTCCGCGCTGGTCGACATGGCGTTTCATACGCGCGGCGCGGTCGAGGATCCGATGGCGGTGCAGGCGGAGGTGCTGCAGAAGATCGGCCTGCCGGCCTCCATCGTCATGCGCCACGCGACGCCGCACTTCCAGCACGTCTTTGCCGGCGACGGCTATTCGGCCGGCTACTATTCCTACATGTGGTCGGAAGTGCTGGATGCCGACGCCTTCGCCGCCTTCACGGAAACGGGCGACGCCTTCAACCCGGCCATGGCCGCGCGGCTGAAGTCCTATATCTACGCCGTCGGCGGCTCGGTCGATCCGGAAGACGCCTACAAGGCTTTCCGCGGCAAGCTGCCGAGCCCGGAAGCGATGCTGGAGAAGAAGGGGCTGGCGGCTTAG
- a CDS encoding GNAT family N-acetyltransferase yields MKTLSIDVRRAEPLDARAISETHRISWLQAYGGLIPHKPLNQMVDRRDEAWWRKATRGPATLLVLDVAGTVAGYATLGLNRARALPQEGEIYEIYLRPEYQGIGLGRLLFGEARRLLKSLGCKGLIVWCLEDSDHAHNFFRSAGGSDIAEGMENFGDKELKKIGFVWS; encoded by the coding sequence ATGAAAACACTGTCGATCGATGTACGGCGCGCCGAGCCGCTGGACGCGCGCGCGATATCCGAGACGCATCGGATATCGTGGCTGCAGGCCTATGGCGGCCTCATTCCGCACAAGCCGCTCAACCAGATGGTCGACCGGCGGGACGAGGCCTGGTGGCGCAAGGCGACACGCGGTCCGGCCACGCTCCTGGTACTGGACGTTGCCGGCACGGTGGCGGGCTATGCCACGCTCGGCCTCAACCGCGCCCGGGCGCTGCCGCAGGAAGGCGAGATCTACGAAATCTACCTGCGCCCGGAATACCAGGGCATCGGCCTTGGCCGGCTTCTCTTCGGAGAGGCGCGGCGGCTTTTGAAGTCGCTCGGCTGCAAAGGGCTGATCGTCTGGTGCCTGGAGGACAGCGATCACGCCCACAATTTCTTCCGGTCCGCCGGCGGCAGCGACATTGCCGAGGGCATGGAGAATTTCGGCGACAAGGAATTGAAGAAGATCGGCTTCGTCTGGTCCTGA
- a CDS encoding heme biosynthesis protein HemY — translation MIRILVFALFVLALAAGFAWLADRPGELSIIWQGQRADMSLMVAATLVVSLVAAIMFCWWLVRVVWTSPHSIQRYFRARKRDRGYQALSTGLIAAGAGDAANARKMLTRTKGLISADQEPLVHLLEAQAAMIEGRYDDARKKFELMADDPETRELGLRGLYLEARRLGANEAARQYAERAAEKAPQLPWATEAALEYRSQAGDWDEALKLLGDGRSGSPEDKKAYARRKAVLLTARASAKLDADPRGAREDAHQALKLDENFVPAGLVEARAYLREDNLRKAASILEKLWKATAHGDVAKLYVRARSGDSAADRLKRAEKLEAIRPNNAEALFAVAEAALEARDFALARTKAEAAARLSPRESAFLLLADIEDAETGDQGRIRHWMNQALKAPRDPAWTADGITAPEWRAVSPVTGRLDAFEWKTPVSPLEGPIEEGSPDAVDEAIRTLPPLAIEEKPAVKIAEVVEIEKAETEKPVIVAAVVDPVPVKTVTPEKAPVEAVEEKEERPFYGLPDDPGVKEGAAAKRDGTSGFRLF, via the coding sequence ATGATTCGCATTCTGGTCTTCGCCCTCTTCGTCCTCGCGCTTGCCGCCGGTTTTGCCTGGCTTGCCGACCGTCCCGGCGAACTCTCCATCATCTGGCAGGGCCAGCGCGCCGACATGAGCCTTATGGTCGCTGCAACGCTCGTCGTCTCGCTGGTCGCCGCCATCATGTTCTGTTGGTGGCTGGTGCGTGTGGTCTGGACGTCGCCGCACTCGATTCAGCGCTATTTCCGCGCTCGCAAGCGCGATCGCGGCTACCAGGCGCTCTCGACCGGCCTGATCGCGGCCGGGGCCGGCGATGCCGCGAACGCGCGCAAGATGCTGACCCGCACCAAAGGCCTCATCAGCGCCGACCAGGAACCGCTCGTCCACCTGCTCGAAGCACAGGCCGCGATGATCGAGGGCCGCTACGACGACGCGCGGAAAAAGTTCGAGCTGATGGCGGACGATCCGGAAACCCGCGAGCTCGGCTTGCGCGGCCTCTATCTCGAAGCTCGCCGCCTCGGCGCCAACGAGGCCGCCCGGCAATATGCCGAGCGCGCCGCCGAAAAGGCGCCGCAGCTTCCCTGGGCGACGGAGGCGGCGCTGGAATACCGCTCGCAGGCCGGCGACTGGGACGAGGCGCTGAAATTGCTCGGCGACGGCCGCTCCGGCTCGCCCGAGGACAAGAAGGCCTATGCCCGCCGCAAGGCCGTGCTGCTGACGGCCCGCGCATCCGCAAAACTCGATGCCGATCCGAGAGGCGCGCGCGAGGATGCGCACCAGGCCCTGAAGCTCGACGAGAATTTCGTGCCGGCCGGCCTCGTCGAGGCGAGGGCGTATCTGCGTGAAGACAATCTGCGCAAGGCCGCCTCGATCCTCGAAAAACTCTGGAAGGCGACGGCGCATGGCGATGTCGCAAAACTCTATGTCCGTGCCCGCAGCGGCGATTCCGCCGCCGACCGGCTGAAACGGGCGGAAAAGCTGGAAGCTATACGGCCGAACAATGCCGAAGCGCTCTTTGCCGTCGCCGAAGCGGCGCTCGAGGCGCGCGACTTCGCCCTTGCCCGCACCAAGGCCGAAGCCGCTGCCCGCCTTTCGCCGCGCGAAAGCGCCTTCCTGCTGCTCGCCGATATCGAGGATGCCGAAACCGGCGACCAGGGCCGCATCCGCCATTGGATGAACCAGGCGCTGAAGGCCCCGCGCGATCCGGCCTGGACGGCCGACGGCATCACCGCGCCCGAATGGCGTGCCGTCTCGCCCGTCACCGGCCGCCTCGACGCCTTCGAATGGAAGACGCCGGTCAGCCCGCTGGAAGGCCCGATCGAGGAAGGCTCGCCCGATGCCGTCGACGAGGCCATCCGCACCCTGCCCCCGCTTGCCATCGAGGAGAAGCCGGCCGTGAAGATCGCGGAGGTGGTGGAGATCGAGAAGGCGGAAACGGAAAAGCCTGTCATCGTGGCCGCGGTCGTCGACCCCGTTCCGGTGAAGACCGTCACGCCGGAAAAGGCGCCGGTGGAGGCCGTGGAAGAGAAAGAGGAACGCCCGTTCTACGGCCTGCCGGATGATCCCGGCGTCAAGGAAGGCGCCGCCGCCAAACGCGACGGCACGAGCGGTTTCCGGTTGTTCTGA
- a CDS encoding tellurite resistance TerB family protein — translation MFERLQHFLASLSGGDKPVFAADDPRVAVMALCIQVMEADGKVLEVEKKALRARFKDFYGVDEAELDALVAAGTDAESEAIDFFRFTSELKRQLSEEQRVALIGLLWEVVYADGERSEMEDHAIWRIADLMGVSGRERIMKRQEVAGRVGAAVGEEEADEG, via the coding sequence ATGTTCGAACGCTTGCAGCACTTTCTCGCGAGCCTTTCCGGCGGCGACAAGCCGGTCTTTGCCGCCGATGACCCGCGGGTCGCCGTCATGGCGCTCTGCATCCAGGTGATGGAGGCGGATGGAAAGGTGCTGGAGGTCGAGAAGAAGGCGCTGCGCGCCCGCTTCAAGGATTTCTACGGGGTGGACGAGGCCGAGCTCGACGCCCTCGTCGCCGCCGGCACGGATGCCGAAAGCGAGGCGATCGATTTCTTCCGCTTCACCTCCGAGCTGAAACGCCAGTTGTCGGAGGAGCAGCGCGTCGCGCTGATCGGCCTTCTCTGGGAGGTCGTCTATGCGGACGGCGAGCGCAGCGAGATGGAGGACCACGCCATCTGGCGCATCGCCGACCTGATGGGCGTTTCGGGCCGCGAGCGCATCATGAAGCGCCAGGAAGTGGCCGGAAGGGTCGGCGCCGCGGTGGGCGAGGAGGAGGCGGACGAAGGCTGA
- the typA gene encoding translational GTPase TypA: MSIRNIAIIAHVDHGKTTLVDELLKQSGSFRENQRVAERVMDSNDIEKERGITILAKATSVEWKGTRINIVDTPGHADFGGEVERILSMVDGAIVLVDSSEGPMPQTKFVVGKALKVGLKPIVAINKIDRPDGRHEEVLNEVFDLFANLDATDEQLDFPILYGSGRNGWMNVNPEGPKDEGMAPLLDLVLKHVPEPKVAEGPFRMIGTILEANPFLGRIITGRIHSGSIKPNQTVKVLGQDGKLIENGRISKILAFRGIERTAIEEAHAGDIVAIAGLTKGTVADTFCDPSVTEAMKAQPIDPPTVTMSFIVNDSPLAGTEGDKVTSRVIRDRLFKEAEGNVALKIEESGDKDSFFVSGRGELQLAVLIETMRREGFELAVSRPRVVMHKDEATGQMLEPIEEVVIDVDEEHSGVVVQKMSERKAEMVELRPSGGNRVRLVFFAPTRGLIGYQSELLTDTRGTAIMNRLFHDYQPYKGEIGGRVNGVLLSNESGEAVAYALFNLEDRGPMVIDAGEKVYMGMIVGIHTRDNDLEVNVLKGKKLTNIRAAGKDEAVRLTPPIKMTLERALSWIQDDELVEVTPKSIRLRKLHLDPNDRKRFEKQRSAGAA; encoded by the coding sequence ATGTCCATCCGCAATATCGCGATCATCGCGCACGTCGACCATGGCAAGACCACGCTCGTCGACGAACTTCTGAAGCAGTCCGGCTCGTTCCGTGAAAACCAGCGCGTCGCCGAACGCGTGATGGACTCGAACGACATCGAAAAGGAACGCGGCATCACCATTCTCGCCAAGGCAACCTCGGTCGAATGGAAGGGCACGCGCATCAACATCGTCGATACGCCCGGCCACGCCGACTTCGGCGGCGAAGTGGAGCGCATCCTCTCGATGGTGGACGGCGCGATCGTTCTCGTCGACAGTTCCGAAGGCCCCATGCCGCAGACCAAGTTCGTCGTCGGCAAGGCGCTCAAAGTTGGTCTCAAGCCGATCGTCGCGATCAACAAGATCGACCGTCCGGACGGCCGTCACGAGGAAGTGCTGAACGAGGTCTTCGACCTGTTCGCCAATCTCGACGCCACCGACGAGCAGCTCGACTTCCCGATCCTCTACGGTTCGGGCCGCAACGGCTGGATGAACGTCAACCCGGAAGGTCCGAAGGACGAAGGCATGGCGCCGCTGCTCGACCTCGTGCTCAAGCACGTGCCGGAGCCGAAGGTCGCCGAAGGCCCGTTCCGCATGATCGGCACGATCCTCGAAGCCAATCCCTTCCTCGGCCGCATCATCACCGGCCGCATCCATTCCGGCTCGATCAAGCCGAACCAGACGGTCAAGGTGCTCGGCCAGGACGGCAAGCTCATCGAAAACGGCCGTATCTCGAAGATCCTCGCCTTCCGCGGCATCGAGCGCACGGCGATCGAGGAAGCCCATGCCGGCGACATCGTCGCCATCGCGGGCCTGACCAAGGGCACCGTCGCCGACACGTTCTGCGATCCCTCGGTCACCGAAGCCATGAAGGCCCAGCCGATCGACCCGCCGACCGTCACCATGTCCTTCATCGTCAACGACTCGCCGCTCGCCGGCACCGAGGGCGACAAGGTCACGAGCCGCGTCATCCGTGACCGCCTGTTCAAGGAGGCCGAAGGCAACGTCGCGCTCAAGATCGAAGAGTCCGGCGACAAGGATTCGTTCTTCGTTTCGGGCCGCGGCGAACTCCAGCTCGCCGTCCTCATCGAGACCATGCGCCGCGAAGGCTTCGAGCTTGCCGTGTCGCGTCCGCGCGTCGTCATGCACAAGGACGAGGCGACCGGCCAGATGCTCGAGCCGATCGAGGAAGTCGTCATCGACGTCGACGAGGAGCATTCCGGCGTCGTGGTGCAGAAGATGTCCGAGCGCAAGGCCGAGATGGTCGAACTGCGTCCGTCGGGCGGCAACCGTGTCCGCCTGGTCTTCTTCGCGCCGACCCGCGGCCTCATCGGCTACCAGTCGGAACTTCTGACCGACACGCGCGGCACGGCGATCATGAACCGCCTGTTCCACGACTACCAGCCCTACAAGGGCGAGATCGGCGGGCGCGTCAACGGCGTGCTGCTGTCCAACGAATCCGGCGAAGCTGTCGCCTACGCGCTCTTCAACCTCGAAGACCGCGGCCCGATGGTCATCGATGCGGGCGAGAAGGTCTATATGGGCATGATCGTCGGCATCCACACGCGCGACAACGACCTCGAGGTCAACGTGCTCAAGGGCAAGAAGCTCACCAACATCCGCGCCGCCGGCAAGGACGAGGCCGTCCGCCTGACGCCGCCGATCAAGATGACGCTGGAGCGTGCGCTTTCCTGGATCCAGGACGACGAACTCGTCGAGGTGACGCCGAAGTCCATTCGCCTGCGCAAGCTCCACCTCGACCCGAACGACCGCAAGCGATTCGAAAAGCAGCGTTCGGCCGGCGCCGCATAA
- the ppa gene encoding inorganic diphosphatase: MRIDAISVGKNPPDDVNVIVEVPVGGHPIKYEMDKEAGALIVDRFLYTPMTYPGNYGFVPHTLSEDGDPIDVLIANTRPLVPGCVINVRPIGVLVMEDDGGKDEKIIAVPVPKLTRRYDKVENYTDLPEITLKQIEHFFTHYKDLEPGKWVKIAGWQDVGTAKKMILEAVDRYNAQK; this comes from the coding sequence ATGCGCATCGATGCGATTTCCGTTGGCAAGAACCCGCCGGACGACGTGAACGTTATTGTCGAGGTGCCGGTCGGCGGCCACCCGATCAAGTACGAGATGGACAAGGAAGCCGGCGCGCTCATCGTCGATCGCTTCCTCTACACGCCGATGACCTATCCGGGCAATTACGGCTTCGTGCCGCACACGCTGTCGGAAGACGGCGACCCGATCGACGTTCTGATCGCCAACACGCGCCCGCTCGTTCCCGGCTGCGTCATCAATGTGCGCCCGATCGGCGTGCTGGTCATGGAAGACGACGGCGGCAAGGACGAAAAGATCATCGCCGTGCCGGTGCCGAAGCTGACGCGCCGCTACGACAAGGTCGAGAACTACACGGACCTGCCGGAAATCACGCTGAAGCAGATCGAGCACTTCTTCACGCACTACAAGGACCTGGAGCCCGGCAAGTGGGTGAAGATCGCCGGCTGGCAGGATGTCGGCACCGCCAAGAAGATGATCCTGGAAGCGGTCGACCGCTACAACGCGCAGAAGTAA